From Synechococcus sp. A10-1-5-1, a single genomic window includes:
- a CDS encoding ATP-binding protein, with translation MALRWADYITPSTLHLAPLLELLLEPIQSAEQLASLQLGLQEVLVNAVRHGNGNDPLKCVRVRRILTPRWCVFQVQDEGPGVPPAARQSMLPDQLDAVTGRGFFLIHQCFEDVRWSHRGNRVQVAIRRA, from the coding sequence ATGGCGCTGCGTTGGGCTGACTACATCACCCCATCGACTCTGCACCTCGCTCCGCTCCTGGAGCTGTTGCTAGAGCCGATTCAGAGTGCAGAGCAACTGGCAAGCCTGCAGCTGGGCCTCCAAGAGGTGTTGGTCAACGCCGTGCGCCATGGCAACGGCAATGACCCGCTCAAGTGCGTGCGTGTCCGCCGAATCTTGACTCCGCGCTGGTGTGTTTTTCAAGTTCAAGACGAAGGCCCTGGCGTGCCTCCTGCCGCTCGGCAGTCCATGCTTCCCGATCAACTCGATGCCGTCACCGGTCGGGGCTTCTTTTTGATCCACCAGTGCTTTGAAGATGTGCGCTGGAGCCATAGAGGTAATCGCGTGCAGGTGGCGATCCGCCGGGCCTAG